One genomic region from Amphiprion ocellaris isolate individual 3 ecotype Okinawa chromosome 20, ASM2253959v1, whole genome shotgun sequence encodes:
- the LOC111583648 gene encoding glutathione-specific gamma-glutamylcyclotransferase 1-like codes for MKPQDIIKEKSSLWVFGYGSLVWKPDFTYKRSKIGYIKGYKRRFWHGDDFYRGDKEKPGRVATLVADREASTWGVAYEVTDSQIEESLQYLNMRETVLGGYVTEMVEFIPKEKGQGPLLALVYIATSDNPIYLGPASDKEIAAQIATCSGNTGHNIEYLLRLAEFMRLCCPEVEDEHLFSIEAALLNIFREGGGIKPPDQKSLLLGAI; via the exons ATGAAACCTCAGGACATCATAAAGGAAAAGAGCAGCCTGTGGGTATTTGGATATGGATCTTTAGTGTGGAAACCCGATTTTACatacaaaagaagcaaaatcgGCTACATTAAAGGATACAAAAGACGCTTCTGGCATGGAGATGATTTCTATCGAGGAGACAAGGAAAAG CCAGGCAGAGTGGCAACACTAGTGGCAGATCGGGAG GCTAGCACATGGGGAGTTGCCTATGAAGTGACCGACTCCCAGATTGAAGAGTCCCTCCAGTACCTGAACATGAGAGAGACTGTTCTGGGGGGTTACGTAACAGAGATGGTGGAGTTCATCCCTAAAGAGAAGGGTCAGGGTCCGCTGTTGGCCCTCGTCTACATCGCTACCTCTGACAACCCCATCTACCTCGGCCCGGCCTCGGACAAGGAGATCGCCGCCCAGATTGCCACCTGCAGCGGCAACACGGGCCACAACATTGAGTACCTGCTTCGCCTGGCGGAGTTCATGAGGCTCTGCTGTCCCGAGGTGGAGGATGAGCACCTGTTCTCAATCGAGGCGGCTCTTCTGAACATTTTTCGTGAGGGTGGAGGGATCAAACCTCCAGACCAAAAATCTCTGCTGCTGGGAGCCATATAA